From a single Bacillus pseudomycoides DSM 12442 genomic region:
- a CDS encoding ABC-F family ATP-binding cassette domain-containing protein: MITVSNVGLRFADRKLFDDVNIKFTPGNCYGLIGANGAGKSTFLKILSGEIDPSTGDVNITPGERLAVLKQNHFEYEEFPVLETVIMGHTRLYKVMQEKNAIYMKEDFSDEDGMRAAELEGEFAELNGWEAESEAAILLKGLGIGEDVHDKKLSELTGAEKVKVLLAQALFGQPDILLLDEPTNHLDLKAIQWLENFLMNFENTVIVVSHDRHFLNKVCTHMADLDFGKIQLYVGNYDFWYESSQLALKLTQDANKKKEEKVKELQNFIARFSSNASKAKQATSRKKLLDKITLDDIKPSSRRYPFVGFTPEREVGNDLLTVEGLSKTIDGEKVLDNVYFTLSKGDKVAFIGRNDIAMTTLFKILMGEMEPDSGSFKWGVTTSQAYFPRDNSKYFENSEYNLVEWLRQFSPQDETESFLRGFLGRMLFSGEEVKKNVSVLSGGEKVRCMLSKMMLSGANVLTLDDPTNHLDLESITALNNGLIAFKGTLLFTSHDHQFVQTIANRIIEVTPNGVIDKEATYDEFLENVELQKQVDAMYQGK; encoded by the coding sequence AAATTATTTGATGATGTTAACATAAAATTCACACCAGGTAACTGCTACGGTTTAATCGGAGCAAACGGTGCTGGTAAATCAACATTTCTAAAGATTTTATCTGGAGAAATTGATCCATCAACAGGTGATGTAAACATCACGCCAGGTGAGCGTTTAGCAGTATTAAAACAGAACCACTTCGAATACGAAGAGTTTCCTGTATTAGAAACAGTAATTATGGGTCACACACGTCTTTACAAAGTAATGCAAGAAAAAAATGCAATTTACATGAAAGAAGATTTCAGTGATGAAGACGGTATGCGTGCTGCAGAACTGGAAGGTGAATTTGCTGAGCTAAACGGTTGGGAAGCTGAATCTGAAGCTGCAATTCTTTTAAAAGGCCTAGGCATTGGAGAAGACGTTCATGACAAAAAATTGTCAGAGTTAACAGGGGCAGAGAAAGTAAAAGTATTACTTGCTCAAGCATTATTCGGTCAACCTGACATTCTATTATTAGATGAGCCTACCAACCACTTAGACTTAAAAGCGATTCAATGGTTAGAGAACTTCTTAATGAACTTTGAAAATACAGTTATCGTTGTATCCCATGACCGTCACTTCTTAAATAAAGTATGTACGCACATGGCGGATCTTGATTTCGGTAAAATTCAATTGTATGTTGGTAACTATGACTTCTGGTATGAATCAAGCCAATTAGCATTAAAACTAACACAAGATGCAAATAAGAAAAAAGAAGAGAAAGTAAAAGAGTTACAAAACTTCATTGCACGCTTTAGTTCAAACGCATCTAAAGCGAAGCAAGCGACTTCTCGTAAAAAATTATTAGATAAAATTACATTAGATGATATTAAACCATCATCACGCCGTTATCCATTCGTTGGCTTCACACCAGAGCGTGAAGTAGGAAATGACTTATTAACTGTAGAAGGTCTTTCAAAAACGATTGATGGAGAAAAAGTGTTAGATAATGTGTACTTCACATTATCTAAAGGTGATAAAGTTGCATTTATCGGACGCAATGATATTGCGATGACAACATTATTTAAAATTCTTATGGGTGAAATGGAGCCAGATAGCGGTTCATTTAAGTGGGGCGTTACAACATCTCAAGCTTACTTCCCAAGAGATAACTCTAAGTACTTCGAGAACAGTGAATATAACTTAGTTGAATGGTTACGTCAGTTCTCTCCGCAAGATGAAACAGAAAGTTTCTTGCGTGGCTTCTTAGGTCGTATGCTATTCTCTGGTGAAGAAGTAAAGAAAAATGTTTCTGTATTGTCAGGTGGAGAAAAAGTTCGTTGTATGCTTTCTAAAATGATGTTAAGCGGAGCAAACGTATTAACACTTGATGATCCAACGAACCATTTAGACCTTGAGTCTATCACAGCATTAAACAACGGTTTAATCGCATTTAAAGGAACATTACTATTTACATCTCATGACCATCAGTTCGTACAAACAATTGCAAATCGTATTATCGAAGTGACGCCAAACGGTGTAATCGATAAAGAAGCAACATACGATGAGTTCTTAGAAAATGTAGAACTTCAAAAGCAAGTAGATGCAATGTATCAGGGGAAATAA